The following proteins come from a genomic window of Vicinamibacteria bacterium:
- the sufD gene encoding Fe-S cluster assembly protein SufD: MADELDGYRVAFDERTLGSEPSWLARARAGALERFLDRGFPRTSEEDWRFTSLRGLASRKFRLPGRHAEGAVTGAGYRLDGSSCHEVVFLNGRFSEELSSVSGLPEGIQIRSLARVIEDDADAVRPVLSREGGDGTVFADLNRALFTDGAFIHVAPGTVVEKPVHLVFLSTETSTMSHPFNAIFAGARSELRIVESYVGSDESVYWTNAVTHIVLGEGAVLDHYKLQREGAAAFHIGSLSVLETRDAVLRDHSISLGARLARHDIRVILEGEGSDTSLNGLYSVRGTQHVDHHTLIDHRAPRCTSRELYKGVLDQESTGVFDGRIVVRPKAQKTNAQQSNKNLLLSRNALVNTNPRLEINADDVKCAHGATIGQLDADALFYLRSRGIELSDARHILTRGFLADVTERIQIDTLRQAVNSLVLPEVA, encoded by the coding sequence ATGGCTGACGAGCTCGACGGCTATCGGGTTGCCTTCGACGAGCGCACTTTGGGGAGCGAGCCATCGTGGCTCGCCCGCGCGCGGGCGGGAGCGCTCGAACGTTTTCTCGACCGCGGCTTTCCCCGAACGAGCGAGGAGGATTGGCGCTTCACGAGCTTGCGCGGCCTCGCTTCCCGGAAGTTCCGCCTCCCCGGCCGTCACGCGGAGGGTGCGGTTACCGGAGCGGGCTACCGGCTCGATGGGTCGAGCTGCCACGAGGTGGTCTTCTTGAACGGCCGGTTCTCCGAAGAACTGAGCTCGGTCTCGGGGCTCCCGGAGGGCATCCAGATCCGAAGCCTCGCTCGGGTTATCGAAGACGACGCCGACGCGGTCCGGCCGGTTTTGTCTCGCGAGGGGGGCGACGGGACGGTCTTCGCCGATCTGAACCGCGCGTTGTTCACCGACGGTGCCTTCATCCATGTCGCCCCCGGCACCGTGGTCGAGAAACCGGTTCACCTCGTGTTCCTCTCCACGGAGACGAGCACGATGAGCCATCCGTTCAACGCGATCTTCGCCGGGGCCCGGAGCGAGCTTCGAATCGTGGAGAGCTATGTCGGCTCGGATGAATCGGTCTATTGGACTAATGCCGTGACCCATATCGTGCTCGGAGAAGGAGCCGTCTTGGACCACTACAAGCTCCAGCGCGAAGGTGCAGCCGCCTTTCACATCGGAAGCTTGTCGGTCCTCGAGACCAGAGACGCCGTGCTCCGCGATCATTCGATCTCGCTCGGGGCTCGTCTCGCGCGGCACGACATCCGGGTCATTCTCGAGGGCGAGGGATCGGATACGAGCTTGAACGGCCTGTATTCGGTCAGGGGGACCCAGCACGTCGACCACCACACATTGATCGACCATCGCGCTCCGCGGTGCACGAGCCGCGAGCTCTACAAAGGCGTGCTCGACCAGGAGTCCACCGGCGTCTTCGATGGCCGCATCGTGGTGCGGCCCAAGGCCCAGAAAACGAACGCGCAGCAATCGAACAAGAACCTGCTGCTTTCACGAAACGCGCTCGTGAACACGAACCCGCGTCTCGAGATAAACGCCGACGACGTGAAGTGCGCCCATGGGGCGACCATCGGCCAGCTCGATGCCGACGCGCTCTTTTATCTGAGATCGCGCGGGATCGAGCTCTCGGATGCGCGGCATATACTGACGCGCGGTTTCCTGGCCGACGTGACCGAGCGAATTCAGATCGACACTCTGCGACAGGCGGTGAACTCGCTCGTTCTTCCGGAGGTGGCGTGA